CTCTGGCTGTCCGCCACCCAGTCGCCTGGTGGGCGCGACGCTCGGTCGGCGGGCGCTATGGCAAGCTCGGGGCCGGATCTCGATGGCCGCCTCCCCCACCCCCCCGCCGCCGACCCGCTTCGATCGAGCTCACGCCCTCGATCGACTCGGTGACGAGCCCTTCGACGTGCTCGTCGTGGGCGGCGGCATCACGGGGGCCGGCGTGGCGCTCGACTCCGCCGCCCGGGGCCTGAAGACGGCGCTCGTCGAACGGGCCGACTTCGCGGGGGGCACCTCCTCGAAGTCCTCCAAGCTGGTCCACGGTGGCCTGCGCTATCTCCAGCAGCGTGAGGTGCGCCTGGTCTACGAGAACCTGGCTGAGCGCCAGCGGCTTCTGCACAACGCCCCGCACCTGGTCGCTCCCCTGCCGTTCCTCATCCCCCTCTTCGGGTCGGACGGAGTCGTCAACCGGGCCGTCTCCCGCGCCTACTCGAGCGCCCTCTGGCTCTACGACCTGACGGGTGGCCTCAGGATCGGTCGGCGGCACCGACGCATCGGCGTCGAGGAAGCCCTCGCCCACGTGCCGACACTCCGTACCGATCGCCTGGTTGCCGGCTTCATCTACTACGACGCCCGGACCGACGATGCCCGCCTCACCCTCGCCATCGCTCGCACGGCGGTGCTCGACCACGGGGCCGTGGCGGCCAACTACGCCCCGGTCACGGCCCTGCTCAAGGAGGATGGACGGGTCCGAGGTGCCCGCCTGGACGTCGATGGTGCGGATCCCGTCGAGGTCCGGGCGTCGGCGGTCGTGAACGCCACCGGCGTGTGGGCAGACCGTGTCCGGGCCCTCGACGAAGGCGCGGATCCCCACTCCATCCGGCCCGCCAAGGGCGTGCACATCTCCGTCAGCAGGGACAAGCTGCCCTGCGACATCGCCGCCGTGCTGCCGGTGCCGAGCGACCGGCGCTCGGTGTTCGTCGTGCCGTGGGGCGACGATGTCTACATCGGGACGACCGACACCGACTACTCGGGGCCGCTCGACGATCCCCGCTGCGAGGCCGAGGATGTCGAGTACGTGCTCCGGGCGGTCAACTCGTGGGTGACTCGACCACTCACTCCGGCGGACGTGACTGGCGTATGGGCCGGACTGCGGCCCCTCCTCGCCGATCCCGGCGGCCGGGGCTCCCGCCGTGCTCGCACCGCCGACCTCTCCCGCCGCCACCAGGTGTCGGTCTCGCCGTCCGGCCTCATCAGCGTCACGGGCGGCAAGCTCACGACCTACCGCAAGATGGCGGCCGACACCGTCGACGAGGTGGTCGAGGTGCTCGGCCGCGGGCGGAGACGGAGCCCGACCGGGTCGATGCCGCTTCGAGGCGCCGCCGGCACGGCAGAGCTCCGCCAGGATGGGGCCTCGGGGCGGCTCGGGGTCGACCAGCCCGTCGTCGACCACCTGGTCGGGCGGTACGGAGGCGAGGCCCGCACCGTGCTCGCCATGGTGCACGGCGACCCGGCCATGGGGGCGCCGATGGTGGAGGGATTGCCCTACCTACGGGCGGAGGCGGTGTACGGGGCGCGCTACGAGATGGCGCACACGCTCGAGGACGTCCTCAGCCGTCGCACCCGCGCCACGCTGCGCGACGAGGAGGCGACGGCGGACGCCGCGGCCGACGTCGCCGATCTCCTCGCCCCCGAGCTGGGCTGGAGCCCGGCCGAGGCCGAGCAGCAGGTGACGGGCTTTCGGGAGTCGGTGAACGGCGACCTCGCCGCGGCTCGCCTGGCTCGCCACCACGCCGGCCGCCAGGGCGCCTGATCGTGGCCGGCCGGGCCGTGCCCGTCGCGCCGATCGACATCGACGCGCCACCGTCGGGGATCCGCTACCGGTTCGCGGACGGTGGCGTCGATGTCGACATCGGGCTCCTGGAGCGTCTGCGGAGCGTGTGCGACCAGGTCGACACGGACGAGGCGTCGCGTGTGGACGCCGGGCGGGACTGGTGGCCCCTTTCCATCGTGTGGGCCACCGCGGGCACGGTGCCCGCCCGGCCGGCGGCCGTCGTCCGTCCGACCGACGCCGCCCAGGTCGCGGCAGTGCTGGCCCTATGCAACGAGTCCCGGGTGCCGGTGACCCCGGTCGCCGGTCGCAGCGGGGTGTGTGGGGCGAGCCTCCCCGTCTTCGGCGGCGTGAGCCTCGATCTGTGCGAGCTGAGGGGCGTGCACTCGGTCGACGATGCCTCGTTGGTCGCCGACGTGGACGCCGGCACCTTCGGCGTGGACCTCGAGGCCGAGCTCCGCTCGAGCTACGGCGTCACGCTCGGGCACTGGCCCCAGTCGGTGGAGCTGTCGACGGTCGGAGGGTGGCTCGCATGCCGCTCCGCCGGTCAGTACTCGACCCGGTACGGCAAGATCGAGGACATGGTGGTCGGGCTGGACGTCGCCCTGGCGGACGGTCGCGTCGTGCACACCGGCGGATGGCCCCGCGCCGCCGTCGGGCCGGACCTCACCCAGCTGTTCGTCGGCAGCGAGGGCACGATGGGGGTCATCACCAGGAGCCAGCTGCGGGTCCATCCGGTCCCGGCGGAGGAACGACGCCTGGCACTCGGCTTCCCCTCGTTCGCCGAAGGCCTCGATGCCTGCCGGCGCATCCTGCGACGGGGGGCGACCCCAGCCGTGCTTCGTCTGTACGACGAGGTGGAGTCTGCCCGCACGTTCGATGCCGACGACACCTGTGTGCTCGTCGTGCTGGACGAAGGAGACCCGGTCCTCATCGATGCGACCGCCCAGGTCGTGACGCAGGAATGCACCACGGCCGGGCCCCTCGGGGTGTCGTTCGTCGAGCGCTGGCTGGCGCACCGCAACGACGTGTCCGCCCTCGGAGCCCTCGCCCGTCGACACATCGTGGTCGACACGATCGAGATCGCGGCCCGATGGTCGGCGCTCCTCCCGATCTACGACGACGCCGTCTCCCGGCTGAGGTCGATGGACGGGACGCTGGCCGCCTCCGCCCACCAGTCACACGCCTACACCGACGGCGCCTGCCTCTACTTCACCTTCGCCGGGCAGGGCCCGGAGCCCGACGACCTCGAGTGGGCTGAGCGCTATTACGCCGAGGCCTGGCGCGCCGTGATGGAGGCCACGACCGCGCATGGCGGCGCCATCAGCCACCACCACGGGGTGGGTCTCAACCGGGCCCGCTTCCTCGCACCCGCTCTGGGCCCCGCCTTCGGGACCCTCACGGACCTCAAGGCGGCCGTCGACCCCCACGGCATCCTCAACCCGGGCAAGCTGGGACTGCCCTCGCCGTTCGGTGGTGCGGTATGGCCCTGACCCGACCCTCGCTGGAGGCCCGCACCGTGGGCGGAGCGGCGCTGGCCATCCTGGCCGTGGCCCTGCCCGTCGTCCTGGCCATCGAAGCGGTGAAGGGCGACGATCTCGCCGGAGAAGAGTCGTCGATCTGGGCCCTCGGCGCCCTCGCGGTGGTGGCCGCCTTCGTGATCGGTGGCGGGATTGCCGGTGCCCGCCGCCCGGAGACGGCCATCGGCCACAGCGTGGCCGCCGCCGCACTCGCCTTCCTCGTGCTGGTCGTGATCGCCATCGTGCGGCGCCTGGTGGATGGCGCCGGGCTGTCGGCGGCCGTCGGCGCCAGCTTCGTTCTGCTCGCAGTCGTCTGCCTGTCCATGGGGATTCTCGGTGGCTATCTCGCCATGCGGGTCCGGACCCACCAGGCCGGTCGCCGGTCCGGCTCGAGACCGTGAGCATCCTGGTCGTCGACGTCGGCACCAGCGGGGTGCGGGCGGCGGTCGTCCGGCCCGACGGCGCCGTCGAGCACGTGCGGCACCGCCCGGTCCTGCCGACATCGCCCGCCCCTGGCTTCGTGGAGTTCGACGCCCGGGAGATGGCCGACGCCGCCCTTGCCGTCGCTCAGGAGACCCTGGATGCCCTGGGCCCGGGTGGCGGCGTGGACGGCGTAGGGATCGCCAACCAGCGAGCCTCCACCATCGTGTGGGACCGCGCCACCGGCAAACCGGTCGGTCCCGGGATCGGGTGGCAGGACCTGCGTACGGTCGGGATGTGTCTGGCCCTCCAGAGCCAGGGCCTCCGGCTGGCGCCCAACGTCTCGGCGACCAAGGCGGCGATGCTCCTCGACCTCGCCGATCCCGACCGGACGGCCGATCTGTGCGTGGGGACG
This genomic stretch from Acidimicrobiales bacterium harbors:
- a CDS encoding glycerol-3-phosphate dehydrogenase/oxidase, with the protein product MGATLGRRALWQARGRISMAASPTPPPPTRFDRAHALDRLGDEPFDVLVVGGGITGAGVALDSAARGLKTALVERADFAGGTSSKSSKLVHGGLRYLQQREVRLVYENLAERQRLLHNAPHLVAPLPFLIPLFGSDGVVNRAVSRAYSSALWLYDLTGGLRIGRRHRRIGVEEALAHVPTLRTDRLVAGFIYYDARTDDARLTLAIARTAVLDHGAVAANYAPVTALLKEDGRVRGARLDVDGADPVEVRASAVVNATGVWADRVRALDEGADPHSIRPAKGVHISVSRDKLPCDIAAVLPVPSDRRSVFVVPWGDDVYIGTTDTDYSGPLDDPRCEAEDVEYVLRAVNSWVTRPLTPADVTGVWAGLRPLLADPGGRGSRRARTADLSRRHQVSVSPSGLISVTGGKLTTYRKMAADTVDEVVEVLGRGRRRSPTGSMPLRGAAGTAELRQDGASGRLGVDQPVVDHLVGRYGGEARTVLAMVHGDPAMGAPMVEGLPYLRAEAVYGARYEMAHTLEDVLSRRTRATLRDEEATADAAADVADLLAPELGWSPAEAEQQVTGFRESVNGDLAAARLARHHAGRQGA
- a CDS encoding FAD-binding oxidoreductase encodes the protein MAGRAVPVAPIDIDAPPSGIRYRFADGGVDVDIGLLERLRSVCDQVDTDEASRVDAGRDWWPLSIVWATAGTVPARPAAVVRPTDAAQVAAVLALCNESRVPVTPVAGRSGVCGASLPVFGGVSLDLCELRGVHSVDDASLVADVDAGTFGVDLEAELRSSYGVTLGHWPQSVELSTVGGWLACRSAGQYSTRYGKIEDMVVGLDVALADGRVVHTGGWPRAAVGPDLTQLFVGSEGTMGVITRSQLRVHPVPAEERRLALGFPSFAEGLDACRRILRRGATPAVLRLYDEVESARTFDADDTCVLVVLDEGDPVLIDATAQVVTQECTTAGPLGVSFVERWLAHRNDVSALGALARRHIVVDTIEIAARWSALLPIYDDAVSRLRSMDGTLAASAHQSHAYTDGACLYFTFAGQGPEPDDLEWAERYYAEAWRAVMEATTAHGGAISHHHGVGLNRARFLAPALGPAFGTLTDLKAAVDPHGILNPGKLGLPSPFGGAVWP